In a single window of the uncultured Pseudodesulfovibrio sp. genome:
- a CDS encoding NADH:flavin oxidoreductase/NADH oxidase, which yields MANAFDTFTLKDVTLRNRIVVPPMCQYQAVDGVPNQWHEVHYPALARGGAGLVIVEATAVSPEGRISPACTGLWNDTQAEKMAGIAAGIKAAGSVPGIQIGHAGRKASANVPWEGDDHIAEGAPGAWETISPSAVPFGANLPRVPREMTLEDIKRVQKDFVAAARRALDAGFEWLELHFAHGYLAQSFLSVHANKRTDEYGGDLTGRGRFLRETLAAVSEVWPEHLPLAARLGVIEFDGRDEETLEDAIELTREFKSLGLDMLDVSLGFTTPDAKIPWGPALVVPYAARIREEVGIPVSAAWNVDTPEIIRDVLAKDQLDLVMLGHRHLANPHYPYALAKAYGIENPGWKTLPDSYAHWLDRYKASDER from the coding sequence AAGGACGTCACCCTGAGAAACCGCATCGTGGTGCCGCCCATGTGCCAGTATCAGGCCGTGGACGGGGTGCCCAACCAATGGCACGAGGTGCACTACCCGGCCCTGGCCCGGGGCGGCGCGGGGCTGGTCATCGTGGAAGCCACGGCGGTTTCGCCCGAGGGACGCATCTCCCCGGCCTGCACCGGTCTGTGGAACGATACCCAGGCTGAAAAGATGGCCGGGATCGCGGCGGGCATCAAGGCGGCGGGTTCTGTCCCCGGCATCCAGATAGGGCATGCCGGACGCAAGGCGAGCGCCAACGTCCCTTGGGAGGGCGACGATCACATTGCGGAGGGCGCCCCCGGAGCCTGGGAGACCATCTCGCCGTCGGCCGTGCCTTTCGGGGCCAATCTGCCGCGTGTTCCCAGAGAGATGACTCTTGAGGATATCAAGCGTGTGCAGAAAGATTTTGTCGCTGCGGCGCGGCGCGCGCTGGACGCGGGCTTCGAGTGGCTGGAACTGCATTTTGCCCACGGGTACCTGGCCCAGAGCTTTTTGTCTGTGCACGCCAACAAGCGGACGGACGAGTATGGCGGCGATCTGACGGGCAGGGGGCGGTTTCTGCGCGAAACCCTGGCCGCGGTCAGCGAAGTGTGGCCCGAACACCTGCCCCTGGCAGCCCGCCTCGGGGTCATCGAGTTCGACGGCCGCGACGAGGAAACCCTTGAGGACGCCATCGAACTGACCCGTGAATTCAAGTCCCTCGGCCTGGACATGCTCGACGTGAGCCTCGGCTTCACCACTCCGGATGCGAAGATCCCCTGGGGACCGGCCCTGGTCGTTCCCTATGCGGCGCGTATTCGCGAGGAGGTCGGCATCCCGGTGTCGGCGGCCTGGAACGTCGACACCCCGGAGATTATCCGTGACGTCCTGGCCAAGGATCAGCTTGATCTGGTCATGCTCGGGCACCGCCATCTGGCCAATCCCCATTACCCCTATGCTCTGGCCAAGGCCTACGGCATT